The following coding sequences lie in one Vicugna pacos chromosome 5, VicPac4, whole genome shotgun sequence genomic window:
- the FKBP7 gene encoding peptidyl-prolyl cis-trans isomerase FKBP7 isoform X1, with the protein MHFLFRLIVFFYVWGIFTAQGQKGEEEVKIEVLHRPENCSKTSKKGDLLNAHYDGFLAKDGSKFYCSRTQNEGHPKWFVLGVGQVIKGLDIAMMDMCPGEKRKVIIPSSLAYGKEGYAEGKIPPDATLIFEIELYAVTKGPRSIETFKQIDTDNDRQLSKTEINHYLKKEFEKDEKPRDKSYQNAVLEDIFKRNDHDGDGFISPKEYNVYQHDEL; encoded by the exons ATGCATTTCTTATTTAGATTAATCGTTTTCTTTTACGTGTGGGGCATTTTTACTGCTCAGGGGcaaaagggagaggaggaagtgaAAATAGAAGTTTTGCATCGTCCAGAAAATTGTTCTAAGACAAGCAAAAAGGGAGACCTGCTAAATGCCCATTACGACGGCTTTTTGGCTAAAGACGGCTCGAAATTCTACTGCAG CCGGACACAAAATGAAGGCCACCCCAAGTGGTTTGTCCTTGGTGTTGGACAAGTCATAAAAGGCCTCGACATTGCAATGATGGATATGTGTCCTGGAGAGAAGCGAAAAGTGATTATACCCTCTTCATTGGCATATGGAAAGGAAGGCTATG CAGAAGGCAAGATTCCACCTGATGCAACGTTAATTTTTGAGATTGAACTTTATGCTGTGACCAAAGGACCACGAAGCATTGAAACATTTAAACAGATAGACACGGACAATGACAGGCAACTCTCTAAAACCGAG ATAAATCACTACCTgaaaaaggaatttgaaaaagaTGAGAAGCCACGTGACAAATCATATCAGAACGCAGTTTTAGAAGATATTTTTAAGAGGAACGACCATGATGGTGATGGCTTCATTTCTCCTAAGGAATACAATGTATATCAACATGATGAACTAtag
- the FKBP7 gene encoding peptidyl-prolyl cis-trans isomerase FKBP7 isoform X2, which produces MHFLFRLIVFFYVWGIFTAQGQKGEEEVKIEVLHRPENCSKTSKKGDLLNAHYDGFLAKDGSKFYCSRTQNEGHPKWFVLGVGQVIKGLDIAMMDMCPGEKRKVIIPSSLAYGKEGYEGKIPPDATLIFEIELYAVTKGPRSIETFKQIDTDNDRQLSKTEINHYLKKEFEKDEKPRDKSYQNAVLEDIFKRNDHDGDGFISPKEYNVYQHDEL; this is translated from the exons ATGCATTTCTTATTTAGATTAATCGTTTTCTTTTACGTGTGGGGCATTTTTACTGCTCAGGGGcaaaagggagaggaggaagtgaAAATAGAAGTTTTGCATCGTCCAGAAAATTGTTCTAAGACAAGCAAAAAGGGAGACCTGCTAAATGCCCATTACGACGGCTTTTTGGCTAAAGACGGCTCGAAATTCTACTGCAG CCGGACACAAAATGAAGGCCACCCCAAGTGGTTTGTCCTTGGTGTTGGACAAGTCATAAAAGGCCTCGACATTGCAATGATGGATATGTGTCCTGGAGAGAAGCGAAAAGTGATTATACCCTCTTCATTGGCATATGGAAAGGAAGGCTATG AAGGCAAGATTCCACCTGATGCAACGTTAATTTTTGAGATTGAACTTTATGCTGTGACCAAAGGACCACGAAGCATTGAAACATTTAAACAGATAGACACGGACAATGACAGGCAACTCTCTAAAACCGAG ATAAATCACTACCTgaaaaaggaatttgaaaaagaTGAGAAGCCACGTGACAAATCATATCAGAACGCAGTTTTAGAAGATATTTTTAAGAGGAACGACCATGATGGTGATGGCTTCATTTCTCCTAAGGAATACAATGTATATCAACATGATGAACTAtag